A window of Chitinophaga sp. MM2321 contains these coding sequences:
- a CDS encoding LexA family transcriptional regulator: MSVVCQNLKYLRKQKGWTQQEFADKMGIKRSLLGAYEEERAEPRTEILEQVSDMFRVSIDDLLRRDLGSQKDNFLERRRQQKLGSARQAIQFVPVKAAAGYLAGYNDEEYIEELNTFTLPMLGAGDYRAFEIAGDSMLPVTSGSVIVCHKVDGWDDIKNNETYVVITSREGIVFKRILKSNRSKAKVTLVSDNPQFEPYPVEMEEVLELWQSDAVISKAGQQSRMSVSHLADMVSHLQDQVSLLKKKIKD, encoded by the coding sequence ATGTCCGTAGTATGCCAGAATTTGAAATACCTGCGTAAGCAAAAAGGCTGGACGCAGCAAGAGTTTGCCGACAAGATGGGCATCAAGCGTTCTTTGCTGGGTGCATACGAAGAAGAGCGTGCAGAGCCAAGAACAGAGATCCTGGAACAGGTCAGTGATATGTTCCGGGTATCTATTGATGACCTGCTCCGGCGTGATCTGGGTTCCCAGAAAGACAATTTCCTGGAGAGGCGCCGTCAGCAGAAGCTGGGTAGTGCCCGTCAGGCTATTCAGTTTGTGCCGGTGAAAGCCGCTGCCGGTTACCTGGCAGGCTATAATGATGAGGAGTATATCGAAGAACTGAATACTTTTACCCTGCCGATGCTGGGCGCCGGTGATTACCGGGCTTTTGAAATTGCAGGGGATTCCATGCTGCCGGTTACTTCCGGATCCGTGATCGTATGCCATAAAGTAGATGGTTGGGATGATATCAAGAATAATGAAACCTATGTGGTCATTACTTCCCGGGAAGGCATCGTATTTAAAAGGATACTCAAAAGCAACCGCTCCAAGGCAAAGGTTACGCTTGTGTCTGATAATCCGCAGTTTGAGCCTTATCCTGTAGAAATGGAGGAGGTGCTGGAGCTATGGCAGTCTGATGCCGTTATCAGTAAAGCAGGGCAGCAAAGCCGTATGAGCGTCAGCCACCTGGCAGATATGGTCAGCCACCTACAGGACCAGGTGAGCCTGTTAAAGAAGAAGATCAAAGACTAG
- a CDS encoding tyrosine-type recombinase/integrase, which translates to MNEELYSLAGRFISYLELEKRYSGHTCTAYRNDLFQFIDFITLNYGSTPVGDLTHVMIRSWLARLMEDTMTAKSVNRKISTLKSFFKFCLRQELIKQSPMIKVVAPKISRRLPGFIEEKGMRALEDNRSPADLQIFTDDFEGITHRLIFEIFYQTGIRLSELIYLQEFRVDNGNLSIKVMGKGGKERVIPISPALGAQINAYTDLKRSNLEVFERGVLLVHPHSGKRLYPKYVYLIVHKYLTDHQITTLKKKSPHVLRHTFATHLANNGADLNAVKELLGHSSLAATQVYTHTTIEQLKKVYKQAHPKA; encoded by the coding sequence TTGAACGAAGAATTATACTCCTTAGCCGGACGATTCATCTCCTACCTTGAGCTAGAGAAGCGATATTCAGGTCATACCTGTACAGCCTATCGTAATGACCTCTTCCAGTTTATTGATTTTATTACCCTCAATTATGGTAGCACCCCTGTTGGAGACCTTACCCATGTAATGATCCGCAGCTGGTTGGCCAGGTTAATGGAAGATACCATGACCGCCAAAAGTGTTAACCGCAAGATTTCCACACTCAAGTCTTTTTTTAAATTCTGCCTGCGGCAGGAGTTGATCAAACAGTCGCCCATGATTAAAGTGGTGGCGCCGAAGATCAGCCGCCGGTTGCCGGGATTTATTGAAGAAAAAGGCATGCGTGCACTGGAAGATAACCGCAGTCCTGCCGACCTTCAGATCTTTACAGATGATTTCGAAGGCATTACCCACCGACTTATTTTTGAAATCTTTTACCAGACCGGCATCCGTTTGTCGGAGCTGATTTATCTGCAGGAGTTCCGTGTTGATAATGGCAACCTTAGCATTAAGGTGATGGGTAAAGGAGGGAAGGAGCGGGTGATCCCCATCAGTCCTGCCTTAGGCGCGCAAATCAATGCTTACACGGATTTAAAACGCAGTAACCTGGAAGTGTTTGAGCGGGGAGTACTCCTGGTGCATCCGCATAGCGGCAAGCGTTTATATCCTAAATATGTATATCTCATCGTACATAAATATCTTACAGATCATCAGATCACAACTTTAAAGAAGAAAAGTCCGCATGTGCTGCGACATACTTTTGCTACACATCTTGCCAATAATGGAGCAGACCTGAATGCTGTAAAAGAGTTGTTAGGACATTCCAGTCTTGCTGCTACACAGGTTTATACACATACTACAATAGAGCAATTAAAGAAGGTTTATAAGCAGGCGCACCCGAAAGCATAG
- a CDS encoding SdpI family protein: MKKTDYAKEFLILALLLLPMAYLAIIWNYLPAIIPINFNGAGVPGRVGGKSDFLLLMIFLFFTNGLIYFLFRYIPRTEDDDHVPTAVELKEYYRIRYMIHAYLAVFTCIIIFMVSKGQPFAMERWAFVGVGLLIAAIGFYLRKLEPNHYVGVRTPWTLQSNEIWTETHRMASTLWLSAGIVIIIAGFFLQLITGVFVIFFAAIVLAALPYIYSFRLYNKDKG, translated from the coding sequence ATGAAAAAAACGGATTATGCTAAAGAATTCTTAATTCTCGCTTTATTGCTTTTACCGATGGCTTACCTGGCCATCATCTGGAATTATTTACCAGCTATTATACCAATTAATTTTAATGGAGCCGGGGTTCCGGGAAGAGTAGGTGGCAAAAGCGACTTTCTGCTGCTGATGATCTTCCTGTTCTTTACAAACGGCTTGATCTATTTCCTGTTCCGTTATATTCCAAGAACGGAGGACGATGATCATGTGCCTACGGCAGTGGAGCTGAAAGAGTATTATCGTATACGTTATATGATTCACGCTTACCTGGCGGTATTTACCTGCATCATTATCTTTATGGTGAGCAAGGGACAGCCATTTGCCATGGAACGTTGGGCTTTTGTGGGAGTGGGACTGCTGATAGCCGCTATCGGCTTTTATCTCCGGAAACTGGAACCTAATCACTATGTGGGGGTAAGAACGCCCTGGACGCTTCAGAGCAATGAAATCTGGACAGAAACCCATCGCATGGCGAGTACCTTATGGTTAAGTGCGGGGATTGTTATTATAATAGCGGGGTTCTTTCTACAGCTGATCACCGGGGTTTTTGTGATTTTCTTTGCCGCCATCGTATTAGCAGCACTACCATACATTTATTCTTTCCGGTTATATAATAAGGATAAAGGATAA
- the secE gene encoding preprotein translocase subunit SecE, whose product MNKIRNYFRESYHELVYKVSWPTWQELQSSTMIVLIATIFVTALVWGMDAASNFVLSHYYEIFKAK is encoded by the coding sequence ATGAATAAGATCAGAAACTATTTCCGCGAGTCTTATCATGAGTTGGTTTACAAGGTGTCCTGGCCTACGTGGCAAGAACTTCAGTCATCTACCATGATTGTGTTGATAGCAACTATTTTTGTTACTGCACTGGTATGGGGTATGGATGCCGCTTCCAATTTTGTGTTATCACATTATTACGAAATATTCAAAGCTAAATAA
- the tuf gene encoding elongation factor Tu has product MAKETFKRDKPHVNIGTIGHVDHGKTTLTAAITTILANKGLAEKRGYDEIDAAPEEKERGITINTAHVEYQTLARHYAHVDCPGHADYVKNMITGAAQMDGAILVVAATDGPMPQTREHILLARQVGVPRIVVFMNKVDLVDDPELLELVEIEIRDLLSSNGFDGDNVPVIQGSATGALAGDEKWVAAIDQLMEAVDSYIPLPPRPVDQPFLMSVEDVFSITGRGTVATGRIERGRIKVGENVEIVGLLDEPLKSTCTGVEMFKKLLDEGEAGDNAGLLLRGIEKTQIRRGMVICQPGTITPHTEFKCEVYVLSKEEGGRHTPFFNKYRPQFYFRTTDVTGEVELPAGVEMVMPGDNVGLQVKLIQPIAMDKGLKFAIREGGRTVGAGQVTEILK; this is encoded by the coding sequence ATGGCAAAAGAAACCTTCAAGCGGGATAAACCCCACGTAAACATTGGTACCATCGGCCACGTGGATCATGGTAAAACTACTTTGACTGCTGCCATTACCACAATTTTGGCAAATAAAGGTCTGGCAGAGAAGAGAGGATATGATGAGATCGATGCTGCTCCCGAAGAAAAAGAAAGAGGTATTACTATCAATACAGCTCACGTAGAGTATCAGACACTTGCTCGTCACTACGCTCACGTTGACTGTCCTGGTCACGCGGATTATGTGAAGAACATGATTACCGGTGCTGCCCAGATGGACGGTGCTATCCTCGTGGTGGCAGCTACAGATGGTCCTATGCCGCAAACAAGAGAGCACATCCTGCTGGCTCGCCAGGTAGGTGTACCTCGTATCGTAGTATTCATGAACAAAGTTGATCTGGTAGACGATCCGGAACTGCTGGAACTGGTAGAGATCGAAATCCGTGATCTGCTGTCTTCTAACGGCTTTGATGGTGATAACGTTCCTGTAATCCAGGGTTCTGCAACCGGCGCTCTTGCTGGTGACGAAAAATGGGTGGCTGCTATCGACCAACTGATGGAAGCTGTGGATTCTTACATTCCGCTGCCTCCGCGTCCGGTTGATCAACCGTTCCTGATGTCAGTAGAAGACGTTTTCTCTATCACAGGTCGTGGTACAGTAGCAACTGGTCGTATCGAACGCGGTCGCATCAAAGTTGGTGAGAACGTTGAGATCGTAGGTCTGCTCGATGAGCCGCTGAAATCTACTTGTACTGGTGTTGAGATGTTCAAAAAACTCCTCGACGAAGGTGAAGCAGGTGATAACGCTGGTCTGTTGCTGCGCGGTATTGAGAAAACTCAGATCCGTCGTGGTATGGTTATCTGCCAGCCAGGTACTATTACACCGCACACTGAATTCAAATGCGAAGTATACGTACTGAGCAAAGAAGAAGGTGGCCGTCACACGCCGTTCTTCAACAAATACCGTCCTCAGTTCTACTTCCGTACTACTGACGTAACAGGTGAAGTTGAATTACCAGCTGGTGTTGAAATGGTGATGCCTGGTGATAACGTTGGTTTACAGGTAAAACTGATCCAGCCTATCGCAATGGATAAAGGTCTGAAGTTCGCTATCCGTGAGGGTGGTCGTACAGTAGGTGCTGGTCAGGTTACTGAAATCCTGAAATAA
- the dinB gene encoding DNA polymerase IV has protein sequence MISLQQRAIAHFDLDCFFVSVECQQDSRLQGKPLLVGGSSDRAVVAACSYEARRYGIHSAMPMKTALRLCPHAIVRSGDMDLYSKKSREITDIIAGKAPLYEKSSIDEFYLDLSGMDKFFGSLKWTSELRKTIIREAGLPISFGLASNKLVSKVATDEAKPNGQLEILFGEEKSFLAPLSVEKIPMVGRETAAQLRQRGVETVKTLSEVPISLLEAWMGKNGIALWKKANGIDESPVIPFYEQKSISTESTFPADTIDMQFLHAELVRMTEKIAFELRQQNKLTGCVTLKIRYSDFETVTKQMSISYCCSDHVLLEKVKELFKKLYDRRLLVRLIGVRFSHLVQGNYQISLFDDSQEMIALYQAIDQIKNRFGWEFLMKGTNVVPPDKKKQPALKKDIMPYFKG, from the coding sequence ATGATTTCGTTACAACAGCGTGCTATTGCGCATTTTGATCTGGATTGTTTTTTTGTGTCAGTGGAATGCCAACAGGATAGCCGCCTACAGGGCAAACCATTACTGGTAGGCGGTAGCAGCGACCGCGCAGTGGTAGCCGCCTGCAGTTATGAAGCCCGGCGGTATGGCATTCATTCCGCCATGCCCATGAAAACCGCGCTGCGGCTTTGTCCACACGCTATTGTGCGCAGCGGCGACATGGATCTCTACAGCAAAAAATCACGGGAAATAACCGATATCATCGCTGGAAAAGCTCCCCTATATGAGAAATCATCTATCGATGAATTCTATCTCGACCTATCCGGCATGGATAAATTCTTCGGCTCCCTGAAATGGACTTCTGAACTGCGGAAAACCATTATCAGGGAAGCCGGTCTACCCATTTCATTTGGCCTCGCCTCCAATAAACTGGTCTCCAAAGTAGCCACCGATGAAGCCAAACCAAACGGCCAACTGGAAATACTTTTTGGTGAAGAAAAATCATTCCTGGCACCCCTCTCTGTAGAAAAAATACCCATGGTAGGCCGCGAAACAGCCGCCCAGTTAAGACAACGTGGCGTAGAAACCGTAAAAACACTGAGCGAAGTCCCCATCTCCCTGCTGGAAGCCTGGATGGGGAAAAATGGCATCGCTCTCTGGAAAAAAGCCAACGGCATAGATGAATCACCGGTAATTCCTTTCTACGAACAAAAATCTATCTCCACAGAAAGTACCTTTCCCGCCGACACCATTGACATGCAATTCCTCCATGCAGAACTGGTACGCATGACGGAAAAAATTGCCTTCGAATTACGGCAACAGAATAAGCTCACCGGCTGCGTTACCCTGAAAATCCGCTACTCGGATTTTGAAACCGTCACCAAACAAATGTCTATTTCTTACTGCTGCTCAGATCATGTGCTGCTGGAAAAAGTAAAAGAACTATTCAAAAAACTATACGACCGCAGACTGCTGGTTCGCCTCATAGGCGTGCGCTTCAGCCACCTCGTGCAAGGCAACTACCAGATCAGTCTCTTCGACGACAGCCAGGAAATGATTGCCTTATACCAGGCAATCGACCAGATCAAAAACCGCTTTGGCTGGGAATTCCTGATGAAAGGAACCAATGTGGTACCACCGGATAAAAAGAAACAACCGGCACTAAAAAAAGATATCATGCCGTATTTCAAAGGCTAA
- the rpsU gene encoding 30S ribosomal protein S21, producing the protein MLIIDSKDCENIDKALKKYKKKFEKARILLQLRTRQSFTKPSVKRRNQVLKAVYKQQLASGKFED; encoded by the coding sequence ATGTTGATCATTGATTCTAAAGATTGCGAGAACATAGACAAGGCGCTTAAAAAGTATAAAAAGAAGTTTGAGAAAGCACGCATATTATTGCAGCTGAGAACGCGCCAGTCTTTTACGAAACCATCTGTTAAACGTCGTAACCAGGTGTTAAAAGCCGTTTACAAACAGCAGTTGGCCAGTGGTAAATTTGAAGATTAA
- the dnaE gene encoding DNA polymerase III subunit alpha, with protein MYLNCKTFFSLRYGTMPAEMLLEKAHELGITTMALTNINNTSDTWEFAERCRNFLIKPVLGLECRNEADFKYILLARNQEGWYHINSFLSAHLQQEIPFPDQAPVMPHTFVIYAWGNRPAATLAPHELLGIKPREINKLFRVDTLAIKDKLVIMHPITFQDDEHYELHRLLRAVDQNILITQLEPHTTAHADEKFISPAKLVEHFEAYPHIVQNTLQVMEACSVEMNLHISHNKKYFLNSVEEDRQLLRQLAFEGMKYRYGEGHAEATRRIEKELAIVAQLNFEAYFLISWDIIRYAQERGFFYVGRGSGANSIIAYCLKITDVDPIELNLYFERFLNPHRSSPPDFDIDFSWRDRDEIIEYVFQKYGKSHTALLGTVTTFQTNAIIRELGKIYGLPKKEIDKILENSFNIKLTEDSIQQKILHFSKLMDQGKSFPNHLSIHAGGILISEEPIHHYCTTYLPPKGFCTAQLDMWQAERIGLFKFDILSQRGLGHIRDAIDIIKENKHVDIDIHNVKAFTIDTRVRENLKKVNTIGCFYIESPAMRQLLQKLECDDYLSLVAASSIIRPGVAQSGMMKQYIHNYRHPDKVTYLDPIIKELLSDTFGIMVYQEDVIKVAHEFANMELADADTLRRAMAGKYRGTKDFEQIQLRYFTNCELLGRNYEVACEIWRQIASFANFSFSKAHSASFAVESYQSLYLKTYFPAEFMVAVINNFGGFYNRELYFRELKKTGIQLHPPCINNSDYPTKIKGQDVYVGLIHLEGLEQALAERILTERQHHGPFLHLEDFTARIAPGPEQLELLIRIGCFNFTGHTKKELLWKSSLLVKQKDPHRANAISLFRPATVSCELPALAYHAHEDAFDEIDLLGFPLDSPFEVLQHDQTTYMPAREFGKYTGQYVTTLGYLVTTKFMRTSKGEPMCFGTFLDREGTFVDTVHFPDSLRQYPLQKSGFYILQGKVVSEYKVLTLEVNQMRKIGYFEDKKF; from the coding sequence ATGTATCTCAACTGCAAAACATTCTTCAGCCTGCGCTATGGCACCATGCCCGCGGAAATGCTCCTCGAAAAAGCACATGAGCTGGGCATTACAACAATGGCGCTCACCAATATCAACAACACTTCCGATACCTGGGAGTTTGCAGAACGATGCCGCAACTTTCTCATAAAACCTGTACTGGGACTGGAATGCAGGAATGAAGCCGACTTTAAATATATTTTACTGGCGCGTAACCAGGAAGGCTGGTATCACATCAACAGTTTTCTTTCCGCACACCTGCAACAGGAAATTCCTTTTCCTGACCAGGCGCCTGTTATGCCCCACACTTTTGTGATCTATGCCTGGGGGAACCGCCCTGCTGCTACATTAGCGCCCCATGAACTACTGGGTATCAAACCCCGTGAAATCAATAAATTATTCCGGGTAGATACCCTGGCGATAAAAGATAAACTGGTGATCATGCACCCCATCACCTTCCAGGATGATGAGCATTATGAACTGCATCGCCTGCTGCGTGCAGTAGATCAGAATATCCTGATCACCCAGCTGGAACCCCATACTACCGCTCATGCCGATGAGAAATTCATTTCTCCCGCAAAGCTGGTAGAGCATTTCGAAGCTTATCCGCACATTGTACAAAACACACTACAGGTGATGGAAGCATGTAGTGTGGAAATGAATCTTCACATCTCCCATAATAAAAAATATTTTCTCAACAGTGTGGAAGAAGACCGGCAACTGCTGCGGCAGCTGGCCTTTGAAGGCATGAAGTACCGTTACGGGGAAGGCCATGCAGAAGCTACCCGCCGCATCGAAAAGGAACTGGCCATTGTAGCGCAACTGAATTTTGAAGCCTACTTTCTCATCTCCTGGGATATTATCCGCTATGCACAGGAACGCGGCTTTTTCTATGTAGGACGCGGCAGCGGCGCCAATTCCATCATTGCCTATTGCCTGAAAATTACGGATGTGGATCCCATAGAACTAAACCTCTACTTTGAACGTTTCCTGAATCCCCATCGCAGCTCCCCACCTGATTTTGATATTGATTTCTCCTGGCGCGACCGCGATGAAATCATTGAATATGTTTTTCAGAAATACGGCAAATCCCATACAGCATTACTGGGCACGGTTACCACCTTTCAAACCAATGCCATCATACGTGAACTGGGGAAAATATATGGGCTGCCTAAAAAAGAAATCGATAAAATACTGGAGAACAGTTTTAATATCAAACTAACGGAAGACAGTATCCAGCAAAAGATCCTGCACTTCAGCAAACTGATGGATCAGGGAAAATCATTTCCCAACCACCTCAGCATCCACGCCGGCGGCATCCTGATCAGCGAGGAACCCATTCATCATTACTGCACCACCTATTTACCACCCAAAGGCTTCTGCACCGCGCAACTGGACATGTGGCAGGCAGAGCGTATCGGACTCTTTAAGTTTGATATCCTGAGCCAGCGCGGACTTGGGCATATCCGTGATGCCATCGACATCATTAAGGAAAACAAACATGTAGATATAGATATCCACAACGTAAAAGCATTTACGATAGATACGCGTGTAAGAGAAAACCTGAAAAAAGTAAACACCATCGGCTGCTTCTATATAGAATCGCCTGCCATGCGGCAACTGCTGCAAAAACTGGAATGCGACGACTATCTTTCACTGGTAGCCGCCAGCTCTATTATCCGTCCCGGTGTAGCACAATCGGGCATGATGAAGCAATATATACACAACTACCGTCATCCTGATAAGGTGACCTACCTGGACCCGATTATCAAAGAACTGTTGAGCGATACCTTTGGGATCATGGTATACCAGGAAGATGTTATTAAAGTAGCACACGAGTTTGCCAATATGGAACTGGCAGATGCCGACACGCTGCGCCGGGCCATGGCAGGCAAATACAGGGGAACGAAAGATTTTGAACAGATCCAGTTGCGGTACTTTACCAACTGCGAATTGTTGGGCCGCAACTATGAGGTGGCCTGCGAAATATGGCGGCAGATAGCCAGCTTTGCCAACTTCTCTTTTTCAAAAGCACATTCCGCCAGCTTTGCTGTGGAAAGCTATCAGAGCCTGTACCTGAAAACTTATTTCCCCGCAGAGTTCATGGTGGCGGTGATCAATAACTTTGGCGGCTTCTATAACCGGGAGCTGTATTTCAGGGAACTGAAAAAAACAGGTATCCAATTACATCCGCCCTGTATTAATAACAGTGACTACCCTACGAAAATAAAAGGACAGGACGTATATGTAGGGCTCATCCACCTGGAAGGGCTGGAACAGGCGCTGGCAGAGCGTATCCTGACAGAGCGGCAACACCACGGTCCGTTTTTACACCTGGAAGATTTTACGGCAAGAATAGCACCGGGGCCGGAACAACTGGAATTACTGATCCGTATCGGCTGCTTTAATTTTACCGGTCATACTAAAAAAGAATTGCTGTGGAAAAGCAGTCTGCTGGTAAAACAGAAAGATCCCCACCGTGCAAATGCCATATCGCTGTTCAGGCCGGCCACCGTTTCCTGTGAGCTACCTGCGCTGGCTTACCATGCACATGAAGATGCTTTTGATGAGATAGACTTGTTGGGCTTCCCCCTGGATTCGCCCTTTGAAGTACTGCAACATGACCAAACTACGTATATGCCTGCCCGTGAGTTCGGAAAATATACCGGTCAGTATGTGACTACCCTGGGATACCTCGTCACCACTAAATTTATGCGCACTTCCAAAGGGGAGCCGATGTGTTTCGGCACTTTCCTGGACCGGGAAGGTACTTTTGTGGATACGGTTCATTTCCCCGACAGCCTGCGGCAATATCCCCTTCAGAAGAGTGGTTTTTATATTTTACAGGGGAAAGTGGTGTCGGAGTACAAGGTTTTAACGTTGGAAGTCAATCAGATGCGCAAGATTGGGTACTTTGAAGATAAAAAGTTCTGA
- a CDS encoding HPF/RaiA family ribosome-associated protein has translation MNVQIQTVHFDADSKLIDHVNKKIQKLNIFYDRIVSVDVFLKLDNLAHQVKDKIAEIRVRIPRQDLFVKHESKSFEESFDLAFDSLVSQVKKQKEKKFQ, from the coding sequence ATGAACGTTCAAATTCAAACTGTGCATTTCGATGCTGATTCAAAATTGATTGATCACGTGAACAAAAAAATCCAGAAGCTTAACATTTTCTATGATCGTATTGTCAGTGTAGATGTATTTCTCAAATTGGATAATTTAGCGCATCAGGTTAAAGATAAAATTGCCGAAATCAGAGTACGCATTCCCCGCCAGGATCTCTTTGTCAAGCACGAATCCAAGTCCTTCGAAGAGTCCTTTGATTTAGCTTTTGACTCCCTTGTTAGCCAGGTCAAAAAGCAAAAGGAAAAGAAATTTCAATAA